CACCCTTAAGCATATTTAATCATATTAGCCCTCTCTGTGCAAATTATTATTACCAGTATCTTATGCGCCTTATCGTTGATGTTTGTTTGATCAGGTGATGATGCCCCAGCCTGTCAGGCGCCTCATGAATGTCGGCTCAATTCAGTTATATCCCCATCCCAAGGTGATCTTTGTTGCTCCATTTTAAAATAGTTTGTGCATAGTAATTCTGCGTAATAGTAAACTGCTTTATCCCCGACTCACAACACTATTTGGGTTGCCATTAAAATTTTCTCGCCACGCAGGTCTGTCTCCCACATCTATTTCTGCGTCATTCCATGCGCCATCAACAGAGTCTCCAATAGGTAGAGTTTGTTGCTCAAAGACAGTTTGCCATCTCTTTGTTTGTGGCGCGCAATAAATGCAGTACTTTTATACACATTTAGGGACATAGGGAACCCATATGTTGTGCTTGCACTAGAATCTTGGGCTTTATATTTAAAAAAGACACTATCATGCATAGTCGCACATGTTTCTTTGTTTGGCAATATTCCTTATTTCCCAGCGGCGATAATCTTGCAAAACATTTGCATTTTACATTTTTAAATACACGGGCCCTTATAAATGCTTCATTACTTAATTTGATAGATAGTAATAAACAACCAAAACGTAGAGGACGTCCTCCGAATCTTGTCACTCCAGAGGTGTTGGAAAGACGAAGATTATCAAGAAAGAGGATCACTTTCTCCCGACCAAAAGGTAAGCTAAGCATGTGTTTGACAACCTATTGGCCTCTGAAAACCTTCTCTTAGTTACATGTTCCTCAGTATGAGAGGCACATGAATCCCATCCCGCGAAAGTTATTTGCAGTTATTATCTCCCACCGCCCACTATGAACCTCTTCCACATACCGTGTTTTAATGTGCTTTTCTTTTAAAATAGGAGGGGACCCTTTAAGGAAGAGAGGAAGCCCTAGACCTATCATATCGGATAACACTCGGCTCTGTTGTACTTTATCAGGCCCCATGATTCATCACCAAGATAACAATGGTAAGAACAACCAAAAAAGTGTTTATCAAAATGTCACAGAGCTCTAAATTTCCCAAGAAGTCATATAATATTATCATCTAAATATCATTCTTATCAACATCTTCAAATTTTTCAGCAGGTGAAGCATCAGGCTCCTCCGCAGCTGCCCCAAGTGACTGGAGTTCGGCTGTAGAATTGCGAGAAGGTAACTCCCGTTCCCGTATTTTGAACAACCTAAAAATTAGTAGGTTTTGCTGTGTATAGGGCCAACTAGTGGTTACACTACTCGAATTATGTGGCTTTACATCCAATATATATGTAGGACATGTGCTTACATTATTGGAGAAAATTGgtagaaaattttattttaaaatttcccaaTCAATCTCAATATAAAAGGAAAGATAGGTGCATGTTGATCCCGCGTAGGCTGCCAAATTATAATAAccaatttaaaattaaaatgtaTGTCACCTCTGACAAAAATGTTATTGGAGGCAACTATATCTATGTCCATTGTTAGTTAAGTTAATGCTTTGAAAattatcaaagcttaatttcaTGTTTTAACACGGGTTCTTTCTAAAAATATAAGAAAATGGCTTTCATGTTTTTTAAAATACTGGGGTGTTTCAGCATCAAATTAACTGTTTGGTTAATGAGCATGGTGATGTCTTTGCACCTGGGCCGAGGTTCCGCATAAATTGGTAACTACTTGATACATTGCGGTGTATATCACTAATATCTATGCTTTATCTCAAGACGAGTTGTAGCATTTGTATCATAtcttgaattatttttatttaattttttatctTTGGGGCATAAAGCTGAGCTGGATGTTTGGAGCATAATCCTTTAGAATGCATATTTTTTTTAATCTCATGCAATAATCATACAGGAAAATTATATAGTATGATATATTATCGGACCTGCATTAAGATTCAGAATTATGgcattaaaatattataaattatgtgCCAAGAACAATTATCCtatatttgatttgattttttcattttgttaaaatattttttggCATGCATCTTTCTGATCTTACAAACAGGTGCGGCGATAGGCAGCAATCTACCCTTGGCAGAACGTTTAGGTACTTTCTCTTTACTTTGTCAAGAAAACTTTCCTCCATCTGTTCTTTATAAGGCCATTCATCATGATGCAACATATACCATTCCTCAAGATCCCCGGAGGCAAAATGCCTGCACAAATTGCCACTCCTACCACACTGTGCCTTCATGCAGTAGTTTTACATTTATAACGGCCAATGCATACTAACACTGCCGGTCCCTGTCATTTGCAGAAACACCGCAAATACGCAAATCCATAGATCGGAAGAAAAAGGAATTCAGTAAGGCATTTTTTTAGTCCCCAAGTGAAATTAATAAAAGCTTACTTCGTTCTATTTAAGCTAATGCACCTTAATCCACCTCTAAATGTTGCTTTACTGACATAGTGGAAAGTAATATGATCCTTAACCTTGGAAGGCAAGAGGAGACTTGCGGATACTGCACTGCAATGGTATGGAGTGCGGAGTATACAGGGAGGCATGTGGGTTCCGGGGCAAAAGGGTATTCCATTTGTTGTGGCAAGGGAAAGGTTCAGCTTCCTCTGCTACGCGAACCGCCTCCAGAGTTGAAGGGATTGATAACTCCAGATGGGTTGACATCAAATAAGTATTTCAGTAAGAGCAGAGTTTACAACAACATTTTTGCTTTCTGCTCCTTTGGGGGTAATGTTGACCATTCAGTAAATAAAGGAAAAGGACCATTCGTTTTTCGCATAAGTGGCCTTACATACCATAGTCTTGGTTCTTTGGTACCCCCTGATGGCCTGACTCCTAAGTTTGCCCAATTATACATGTATGATGGTCAAGAAGCTGTCGCCCACCGAATGGATTTCTCGAGCAGGATGGGGGAAGTGGATCCAGCGATTGTGACCATGTTACAGGGAATGTTGGAACGTGAAAATGTATTGGTGGGTATGTTTAAGCAATTGCGGGACCGCATCACGGGTTCTCAAGCTGAAACAGTTACCTTGAGGTTGTTGGCAAGAAGAACATCTGATGGCCGTCTTGAAAACATCCCAACTGAAAATGATTACGAATTTGCTGGCCTTGTGGTGGATAATGACTTTGCAAATCGCCGTGATGTTGTGGCTGAGCATAAAAAAATGGGCCTGCAACATATCAGTGACCTCCATCCTTCTTACATGTCATTACAATACCCTCTACTGTTCCCATATGGGGAGGACGGCTACCGAACCAATATTAAGCACCGTAATGCTGACAATTCTGAGTGTAAAAAAAATAACAAGGTCAGCATGCGAGAATATTATGTGTTTCGGGCACAATATCGCAGAGGTGAAGGACATACAATAATTCTCGGAGGCCGCCTATTCTTGCAATTCATAGTTGACGCCTGGTGCTCGGTGGAACACGGTCGCTTAATGTGGGTACGAAGACACCAATCTCTAATAAGATCGGAACTTTACAATAACATTGTAGACAGTATGAGACGGGGTGATGTAGATGCCACAGATGTGGGAAAACGAGTGGTCCTGCCATCAAGTTTCACTGGTGGGTATAGATATATGCAGCAGAATTTTCAAGATTCTTTGGCTCTATGCAAGGAATTTGGCCACCCAGATTTGTTCATCACTTTTACCTGTAATCCAAAATGGGCTGAAATCCAGCATGCAGTTCATGCATCAGGCTCACATGATGCTTCTGTGCATCCAGATATCGTGGCACGCGTTTTTAAGATGAAACTAGACACCATGATAAATGACCTCACCAAAAAACATGTTCTAGGTCGTCTCATTGGAGGTAATCCTTGTCCTCGCTTAACAATGTACCCTTAGCACCTTTTAAATAATTCTGCAAATTATCACTGATTTTGTTACTCCAAGAGCGCCAATTCAATCACAAGCACCACATCCCTCTACACAGTATTTTATTTAGTTTAAAAAGGAGCAATTTATGTATTTATATCGTTGCTTAGGGTAGGAAAATTGTTCACAAAACACTTTGAATCTGTGCAAGTAAATTCTACTATTTATGCACCTAACCACATTTTGAACTTGGTGTTCGATGTACACCATCATTATCAACAAATATTTTTGGTTTCCACTTACACTCAATTATGTGTTTGATTGTAGTGGTATACACAGTCGAGTTTCAAAAACGTGGTTTACCCCACGCTCATATTGTAATCTGGTTGGCAACTGCTGACAAGTTAGTCACTATGGATGATATTGATAGTGTAATAAGTGCAGAGATTCCAGATAAAGATGCCGATCCAGTAGGTTACCAAGCTGTCTCTCAGTTTATGATGCATGGGCCATGCGGCGCAGCGAACCCTAAATGTCCATGCATGTCCAATGGCCAGTGCACAAAACATTATCCAAAAACCTTCAGGGATGCCACAACTTTGGATGATGACGGCTACGCTGTTTATAGAAGGAGGGATCTGAAAATTACGGTGGAGTGTAATGGAATACATCTAGATAACAGGTTGGTTGCCTGTTTATTAATCTTAATAGGGTCTAGCTATAATCATCTTATTCCTATCATAAAAAGTATATGTAAAGTTTCGTGAACTGGTCCCTTGGTTAATTGGAACCTTAAATTAAACATTATGTTAACTCATATTAGCTGGAACAAATGTCACATTAAATTAATGACATGGATTATTCAGTCCAACTATTGGTACACTATTGTGGTGTTAGTTAAAAATAAACATGGCAGTATTTAACTCTTCCATACATACCTTAATTGAACTGTGTATGACTTACCCGCCTTATTACATAGTGTTCAATTACGTGATTATTTAGCAATTTGTGCCGAATAGTGGGAATTTAAAGTCCAACCAAATTCAGTAGGAAGGCCGTACAAACAATCCTCGATCGTGTACAACTATGTTTATATGCATTTACATTATTACTGTAAACCTAGCATAGTGTCAGCAATAATATGAATTACATTTCTGTGTAATGGTGGTTATTAAAAATCTGTTTCCATATCTTTCTCAGTCATGTGCAACTGCATACGAGCTTACATCTTTATTATTGCTTCTTTTTTTAGGCATGTTGTACCCTACCACCGTGGGTTGCTTGTCAAATACCAGGGGCATATAAATGTTGAGTACTGCAATCGGTCTCTCtcaattaaatatttatttaaatatatcgGCAAGGGGCCGGATACGGCAATAATTCGATTGGAACAGGGTAGGCAGCACCAGCATGGAAGTGAAGATGCATCCTCTTCGGTCAGGAGAAACAATTGTGATGAGGTCAGCAACTATCTCTCATATCGATATGTATCAGCGGCTGAGGCCAGTTGGCGCCTGTTTGAGTTTACCATACATTATAGGGAGCCATTTGTTCAGCGTTTATACTTTCATTTGGAAAATGAGCAGGAGGTTAGATTTCGTGACAACGAGACCTTGCCTGAGGTTGTTCGTAGGGTTGATCCTGATGGCACAATGTTCATTCAGTGGATGCTTAACAATCGTTTTGACAACCTTGGGCATAATTTAACCTTCACAAAATACCCTACAAAGTTTCGTTGGGATTCATCCGCCAAGCGATGGTTTCGCCGAAAACAAAATGTCAACGTTGTTGGCCGCATGGTCTATGCACACCCGGCTTCAGGTGAACGATTCTACATGCGTTTATTGTTAAATATTGTTGTAGGCGCTAAAACATTTGAGGAGATCAGAACTGTGGGAGGCATTGTTTACCCTACCCATAAAGAGGCATGCTTCCGGAGAGGATTGTTGGACTCTGACAAGGAATGGCATCTTGCACTAGACGATGCAGCACTTTGTGCAACTTCCCCTCAATTACGTGATCTGTTTGTCACTTTGTTAGTCTTCTGCGAAATAAGCAACCCATCGGAACTCTGGGACAAACACTGGGCCAACTTAGCGGATGACATTCAGTATACGAAAAGGAAAATGACCCAATTCCCGAATCTTAAAATCAGTGATGCTGACAAGCAGATGTTGGCCCTCGAAGCAATGTCTCATTTATTAAAGCAGTATGGGAAGAAACTTGAGGATTTTCCTGGCCTGCCAGAACTTAATATTGTCTCCACCACTAGGTATAAAAATGATTTATTATTGGAAGAGATGATGTATGACCGCGAAAAGCTTAGATCAAAGGCAAGTGAAGGGGTTGATTGCTTCAACTCGAAGCAACGCCTCATCTTTGATGAAATTCTGGAGTCCGTGCATACAAATGCAGGAGGCTTCTACTTCGTGTATGGCCCTGGAGGCACAGGGAAGACATTTTTATGGTCAACAATTCTAGCAAGACTCAGGAGCGAGGGAAAAATTGTGCTAGCTGTAGCCTCATCAGGTATAGCTTCACTTCTAATTGAAGGAGGACGAACAGCTCACTCACGCTTCAAAATACCAATCGATCCTAATGAATTTACCTGTTGTGAAATCAAACAAAACACCTATCTCGCTGAGCTGATAAACAACACAAGCTTAGTCATTTGGGATGAGGCTCCAATGACCCACCGGTACGTTTTTGAGGCTGTCGACCGCACTTTCCGTGATATACGCGCTAAAGTCCATGTAGATGCTCAGATCCGACCATTTGGCGGCCTTACCATGCTTTTGGGGGGAGATTTCCGGCAGATTTTACCAGTCATTCCAAAGAAAGGACGTGAGGAGATTGTTGCAGCAACAATTAGCAAATCACCACTATGGCAATTCTGTAAGATTTTTAAACTACATGAGAATATGCGGATTGAGCGAGATGTTCCCCCTATTACAATCCAGGGCAAGAAATTACATTTTAGAGACTGGGTTTTAGCTCTGGGGGATGGATTGCAAGAAACCATTGCACTTGGTGATGACCTGGACCCTTCTTGGGTAAGATTACCAGAGGAGGTATGCTCCCCAAGATTAACGCATATGAGTGCAACTACCTTACAACTTCACAATTCACCCTCATTCAGTTACATACTATATAATTCTGCTTTGAAAATTAAAATGATTATGCCCACACTTCAATCACCTTCCAAAAACCTCTCTCACATCCAATTCTTCTGTCAGGTTTTACTTTACACCCATTTGAACGTGTGTTCATTCGACTAAAACGCGTAACTCAAGTTTTCACACCTGCCAAAATAAGCTACCATACCTTCAcgtacatatatattttaagttgGTTCAGGGAACTAACAGGATCTTAATTTTTTGCAGCTTTCCCTTGCGTACACAGGTGATCCCATTGAAACAATAGTCAATGACATTTACAAAGACTTACATCACATGCATGGAGACCTAGAGTATCTACGCAGTAGGGCAATACTGACACCACTTAATGAAAGCGTTGAAAATGTCAATATGACAGTTTTACAAAGACTACCAGGAGAATTTAAAGAATACAAAAGCTGTGATACTATCTGTAAGGGTTCGTCCAATTCCGAGGTAGACGAAGTGCTGTACCCTCCAGAATACCTAAACTCCCTCAAATTTAGTGGCATGCCAAACCATGAAATTAAAGTCAAAATCGGTGCCCCAATCATGTTGTTGCGTAACCTAAATGCCAAAAAAGGGTTATGCAATGGAACTCGCCTCATAATCACTCGGTGTTACCCATTTCTTATTGAAGCGGTGATTATAACAGGCAAAAGAATTGGTGAAACCACTTACATTCCAAGGATAACTATGTGCCCTCCAGATAAGACTTTGCCTTTTATGCTAAAAAGGAAGCAATTCCCAATTTCAGTTTGCTATGCAATGACTGTGAATAAAAGCCAGGGGCAAACGGTACACAATGTGGGCTTGTACTTGCCTAACCCAGTATTTGGTCATGGTCAAATGTATGTCGCAGTCTCAAGAGTAACTTCGCCAGCTGGTTTGAAAATAGTCACAGTTGACAATGATTCGACTCACAACGGCTACACCAAGAATATTGTATACCGAGAAATATTTGATAACCTGGTGTAGGTTGACAGCCAAAACCAGCCTCAAAGGTATAAATGGAAGCTACAAccttaattttattattattagtatGCATTTTCTGATCTAACACAATTGAACGAAAATGAACATTAGTGAAATACTATAGCATTTTCCGGGATTGTATAATTGCACACGGTTTAAACAACATTTTGCACCTCATTTTATGGGCTTAACTTGGAGGATTCCTGGTGTTTTCTTCGGTGTGTTTTAGATTGTTGTGAAGTATTCCATCTTGCGCCTCATTTTTGTTTTTTTTACCTCCACTACTATTAAAGTGAGGAATTAACTTCAGACAGTTGCGCATACCTTCACAGCTTGGGTGAAGCTTATCTTAAGAATGATGCTTCAATGGAATCAAGTGGGTATTGTGTGAATTTAGATACATATATAGGCATGGCGTTAAAAGAAGTTCAATTTTACCTCGATATTGAGCTTATAATCCAAGTATGAATAAGATTTCTAATTGTATTACAAGTCAAAAAAGGTCATGACACTTTGTAGACTTCATTCCTTTTAGTTATTTTGGCATGTTATCAATTTTTTGATCAATTAGCTTTGTAATTAAAACTTGTCATTTACAAACTAAAGAAAGGATTTAAGTACATGACTCTATATTAATATTCATGATCGGAGAACATGGAGCAGTTCTGAGCGGctgataaaacatattattatTGATACATGGATGACCTGATCGCGGATTGTTTGATAAATATTTTCCTCAGGCAGGACCTACAACCACTGGTAAACATAACATTTGTATGTAAACGCCAGTACCAAGCAGTTCAGGATCAAACGTGTGGGCAAAAGGTAGGTTTTCCTCATTTTGAATATTGGGAATGtgcttttatttaaatttttgtGGGAGTTTGTATTGAGGTCCTCCTCGATATATTGGCAAGCTTGGAGATAACAAGGAGGAGTTTGTATTTTTTTTGCTTGCCCTGTCCGCAAGTCTCCTTGCACTTACATTACAGTCCGGGAAACTTAATGGTCACTAATCTTATTGACAAACATCAACAAAGATTACTTATAAATATGCATAAAAAATGGAATGCAGAAATACATTTTGCAGTGCATGTCTATTAACTATGCCTAAAAGGTTGTTTACCACAGAGTTTCTATAATTTCTGCTGTTTCCTATGCAGCCTTCTCTTGCTGCATTTCTGCTGATATTATGGATGCTGATGAATACAAAAATTACTTGGTAAGCATAGTAGCTCACATTCATGAATACTACACTGATGGTTCCTTCATGGCGTTCAATTTTTGACAGGGAAGTAGGCAAACCCACCTTGATAACATACTGGCAGGCTATGATGTGACTGTGATGGATTGCACTCGGCAATATGAGACTTCCCTATTGCTTACAATGGAAATGCTTCACCATTTCCTCAGATCAGGTGAGGACTAGCACAAGCAAAATTTTGTTATTTCAGAATACATATATCCAGCTAACATATTATTTAGATATCAATACTGAATCACCACTTATATTCAGATTTCGAGTTCAAAATCAAACACTTTCACAAAGGGTGGCTAAATCTTAAAATTAAACATTACGTAAGAGAAGATTCATAGACACATATTCCATGTTTAGTAAATGACATAGATTTGTCTGACTGGCTGCACTGCTTGAACACCTATTTAGAGAACCCCGTCAACTAAACCACCTCCCACATGGTCACATAATGGAGGCGCCCCCAGCAAACGCCTTCAACATGAGGTTCGTGGTGCAGAAGAAACAGTCCACTGACCCCGTATGATCATTGAATGTGGGCGTCTGCTGATCTGTTAGGTGGTTAGGACAGACGACACTCAAATAAGGTACAGAACTAGAACGTGGACAACCAGATGATACATAGATGCTATTCAGATCTGTAAGGAAAGGGCCAATCCCATACTTATACTCCGGGTGGCTGAAAATCCCAACTAAAGCTTGCACTGTATTGTTGCTTGACTCACGCTTGTACAAGCTACGCACAATAAAATTAGCAATCATGGAAGCATAATGACCCCCAGATGCAAGTGCTTGTATTGCTGCAAGGTGGCCCTGAATATTCCCCCCAGCACATAATATTCCGCGACAACTTTGATACAGAACAGCATCAGCAACCCCTAAACTATCACCAATACTCATGAACCTATCAAAACAGGCCTTGTCTGCATCGCTTCCTTTGTCACAATACTTGTACATGGAACGAACAGGGAGATTTTTCAGGAGTATTGGTATCATGGAGGGTCGCTGCGACCTTGCCCAAGCTAGAAACAAATTGAAACAGCTTTCAAAACCATCATCCGCAAGACAATACATCAGCAGAGCAATGACATCAATGGGGAGAGTTTCGAAATTCAAGCTAACATTACTCATTTTGGGTGCACAGCGGGTGCCTTAATTTCGTCACTACAAATTGTTGGCTGCACAAACCAGCAAAAGCCCGAGGCACCCCTTTATATAACTGACACTTTCTGATAGTGACATTTCACATACAAAACATATACGACCCTTTGCCTATACATTTCTTAGGTTAAGCCTTTTCGTGTCTCATTCATTTACAACACTTTTAAATATTTCTTACCTATATTACATTATCACATTTTCCTCTAAGACCAGCCAAAATAACCCTGTCCTCGCAAAAACTTGTTCATTTTCATAATTTTTACACATTCTAAAACAAAATAACCAATgcaataaatttatttaatataatattaataatattaataataataataataataataataacactAAATCATCCAGCCGTATATCCAAGTACTTATTTTTTAACTTAATTTATGGGCAAAATTAATTCTACGTGGTCTCCAGGGAAATGGAAGCATCGGAATAACAATATTTACCTGTTGTGTCTTCATTATTTCCCTATACGTGAGTTAAGTATTTCTCGATAAATTCCAAAGTTTGAACTATATATAAATACACAATTAAACTTAACAAAAAATTATAGAAATCAAGCTCACGGTACATccataaaattaattaaaatatcaCCCTGCTATACATATCATCTCATTCTACATATATGAAACACAAACCGGTGCTGGATGCTCATAATAAGGGCAATAAATACTACCTTAAATTGGACATAGGTTACTGGAGCCGATAGGTCAGGTAAGATAAGCAAACAAGTTCAGGTAGGATAAACAAACAGACACCTACTTGAAGCATATAGACAACTATATAAATAACTCATAAACCCACGATCCCACCCATCCATCTCTTTACATATCCCTTTACAAAAAATTGACAAACTCAGAATGACTTCCTCAGACATTATCACCTTGGCTTCTTTGACACCAAACTCTGAGAAGGAGAAAGTCCTGATTAGAGTAACAAGAATCTGGGAAGCTATTAACAAGCGTAATGGAACGCTGCTGCATACGAATATTATCCTGCTTGATCAACAGGTTAGTTTGACCATCAACAAAAATATGAGTTCACGGTTGTACTATCATATGTGCCTCACATAAGAATATCAATCACATTAAAAAAAATCTTCGCTGACTCTCTCAGCTTTGTAGGGTAACCATATGATGGCAATTGTTCGGAACAACCAAAAACAAATCTACTTACCATTACTCAAGGAAAATGAAGTTTACACCATCTCGGATTTTAAGGTGGTGCCTGGACCTAAAAATTACAAAACTGTGGATGCAGCTTATACAATCAGCTTTTACTACAAGACTAAAATTGAAAAAACTGTTGAGCCCGCAATCAGTATTCCTCAATACAAATTTGAACTAAGGTCTTTTCCTGATATGGAGAACTTGGTGGGAAATGTTACTATGCTGATAGGTATATCCAACCCTTAACTTCAACAATATTACAAAATATCATACCAACAGTATTACGAAATCTCGTACTCACacttttttattatttttaaaaccaACGTGTAGATGTGATTGGCTTGGTCAAGAGCTACGGTAGAATGGAGAAGAGAAACAACGGGGCTGAGAAGATTGACTTGGTGCTCACTGATCACAGGTGTATTGCGTTACCAACATGGTGGTATTTAAaacttctttattttattcaCTTCAATGGATCTATTTCCGTCTTGCTGTTAAGATTCTGACATAGGCTGCCCCTATATTGAGTAAAGTTGGCTTAACATTCTGTGATAATTCATGAGAACTTAAAAAGGATATTTCAGCGTCCTTATATACAATACTAAGCATGCAAGGTAATTGTTTGGCTACATCCTATTTCTAGCACCACGGCATTGAGATTTTAGTACCATGATGCTCAGTTTTTAGCAACTTCTCACTGCACATTCCCTTTCTCATACTTGCACGGTTAAGATTGAATTGAAATAAAAAAGGGTCTACATGTTATAAGTAAATAGAAATTTATGTCTGATCCAAGTAAATAAGTGGAAGAGATGTGTCGGGTACATAGATAGGGAACATGtgtttaatattatatttaattctGTTCCACGACTTGCGTCACCTCGATTCTTTTAAATGGAAATAAAAACTGCTTCATTTGATAATAATATTGATCTAAGTCCAAAAATCATGACAGcatttttaatagatttttacATTCACGTTTCTTATTCAAATAACCATACATTAATTAGTCAAAACTGTTTAAAAATATTACCAGATGTTTTTTTAACATATATAAATTCAAATATATACTACTTTCACATCAGCAATTCATTTTCGTACCCAAACAAATAAGTGACAGATTATTAGCAAAAACAAATCGCCGACTGTAATTAGGAAATTAAAAAAAACCCTATGGACTTAATAtgttcaattttaaaaaaaaaaaataaaaaatttcaaaaaaataaatttttaaaccCTGTACAACTATAAGTAATTTAGTTTGATGCATTGTT
This genomic interval from Apium graveolens cultivar Ventura chromosome 8, ASM990537v1, whole genome shotgun sequence contains the following:
- the LOC141677199 gene encoding uncharacterized protein LOC141677199 isoform X4, which codes for MDDHIGGETIVNEGDVPPRGRGRPPIPVTEEVLERRRLSKQQANAARPKREGPSRKRGRPKHGVAGTVQGEEDLPNGAATSTQTSPLNSDASSAKANIGSVASRKRGRPPIVVTEEVLERRRLSKQRVNAARAKKEGPARKRGRPRRDVTGPIEHTHGLESSEIEGSYQRCHAAPSCDADHECRFSSVITLAQGEGPLRRRGRPRRGVTELIAHTHGLGTCEIQRSCDQRDDAPACQAPHECRLNSVISPSQGLSPTSISASFHAPSTESPIDSNKQPKRRGRPPNLVTPEVLERRRLSRKRITFSRPKGGDPLRKRGSPRPIISDNTRLCCTLSGPMIHHQDNNAGEASGSSAAAPSDWSSAVELREGAAIGSNLPLAERLETPQIRKSIDRKKKEFMESNMILNLGRQEETCGYCTAMVWSAEYTGRHVGSGAKGYSICCGKGKVQLPLLREPPPELKGLITPDGLTSNKYFSKSRVYNNIFAFCSFGGNVDHSVNKGKGPFVFRISGLTYHSLGSLVPPDGLTPKFAQLYMYDGQEAVAHRMDFSSRMGEVDPAIVTMLQGMLERENVLVGMFKQLRDRITGSQAETVTLRLLARRTSDGRLENIPTENDYEFAGLVVDNDFANRRDVVAEHKKMGLQHISDLHPSYMSLQYPLLFPYGEDGYRTNIKHRNADNSECKKNNKVSMREYYVFRAQYRRGEGHTIILGGRLFLQFIVDAWCSVEHGRLMWVRRHQSLIRSELYNNIVDSMRRGDVDATDVGKRVVLPSSFTGGYRYMQQNFQDSLALCKEFGHPDLFITFTCNPKWAEIQHAVHASGSHDASVHPDIVARVFKMKLDTMINDLTKKHVLGRLIGVVYTVEFQKRGLPHAHIVIWLATADKLVTMDDIDSVISAEIPDKDADPVGYQAVSQFMMHGPCGAANPKCPCMSNGQCTKHYPKTFRDATTLDDDGYAVYRRRDLKITVECNGIHLDNRHVVPYHRGLLVKYQGHINVEYCNRSLSIKYLFKYIGKGPDTAIIRLEQGRQHQHGSEDASSSVRRNNCDEVSNYLSYRYVSAAEASWRLFEFTIHYREPFVQRLYFHLENEQEVRFRDNETLPEVVRRVDPDGTMFIQWMLNNRFDNLGHNLTFTKYPTKFRWDSSAKRWFRRKQNVNVVGRMVYAHPASGERFYMRLLLNIVVGAKTFEEIRTVGGIVYPTHKEACFRRGLLDSDKEWHLALDDAALCATSPQLRDLFVTLLVFCEISNPSELWDKHWANLADDIQYTKRKMTQFPNLKISDADKQMLALEAMSHLLKQYGKKLEDFPGLPELNIVSTTRYKNDLLLEEMMYDREKLRSKASEGVDCFNSKQRLIFDEILESVHTNAGGFYFVYGPGGTGKTFLWSTILARLRSEGKIVLAVASSGIASLLIEGGRTAHSRFKIPIDPNEFTCCEIKQNTYLAELINNTSLVIWDEAPMTHRYVFEAVDRTFRDIRAKVHVDAQIRPFGGLTMLLGGDFRQILPVIPKKGREEIVAATISKSPLWQFCKIFKLHENMRIERDVPPITIQGKKLHFRDWVLALGDGLQETIALGDDLDPSWVRLPEELSLAYTGDPIETIVNDIYKDLHHMHGDLEYLRSRAILTPLNESVENVNMTVLQRLPGEFKEYKSCDTICKGSSNSEVDEVLYPPEYLNSLKFSGMPNHEIKVKIGAPIMLLRNLNAKKGLCNGTRLIITRCYPFLIEAVIITGKRIGETTYIPRITMCPPDKTLPFMLKRKQFPISVCYAMTVNKSQGQTVHNVGLYLPNPVFGHGQMYVAVSRVTSPAGLKIVTVDNDSTHNGYTKNIVYREIFDNLV